TGTTCCGCTGAACATGAATATATCCTGTGAAATATAAGCAAGCTTTTCTCTGAGATACTCAAATGATATGTCCTTTATATTGTAATCCTTTATTGTTATTTCACCTTTTTCCCATGTATACAAGTTCAGTAAAAGCTTTACCAGACTAGTTTTTCCGGAGCCGCTTTCCCCCACCAAGGCAATTTTTTCACCCTGTTTTATGGTAATATCAATATTTCTTAATACAAGGGAACGTGTTCCATACCTGAAATCAACACCTTTAAAAGAAATATCCCCTTTTAAATCAATGGGATTTATCTTCTCGCTTTCTTTTTTAGTTTTTTCCAATTCCAGGTCGAATATTTCTCCAAGCCTATCAGAAGCTACTATGGCAGTTTGCATCATTGGCTGGAGATTGATAAGGTTTTTTATAGGATCAAGAAAATAGACAAGCAATGCATTAAAGGTTAAAAGCTGCCCAACGGACATACGACCTTTTATAACATTCCATGCACCCACCCACAGTATGACTATTCCCCCCGCCAACGAAACAAAGGAAGTAATTGATGAACGTACATTATTGATTATTCCGCCTTTGAATATAGAACGAAGCAGTTTTATAAACCTTATTTCGGTTTTAAGTGATGCTTCATCCTCAGCGTTAAAGGTTTTAACGGTTTCTATTCCGTTTAGTGATTCAACAAGATAAGAAGTAAGCTGTGCATTCTGCTCCATCTGCTCCTGATTTATTTTCTTTATGGGCTTGTTAAAGGCAAAAACGATAACCGCATAAATCGCTGCTATAATCGTTGCAGTTATAAAGAGTGTGGCGTTCTGCATATAGAGTATTATTGCCCCTGTCAATGCCATCAGCGTGTCTATCATAATTGTAAGTACAGCACCTGAAATTGCATCTCTTACCTTGGAGGCATCCATAAATCTTGAAACAATTTCCCCTACCTTTCTTGTTCCGAAGAAATTCATGGGAAGCCCAAGAACATGTTGATAGTAACCCAGTATAAGAGGTATATCTATTTTCTGGGAGAGATACAGTATCATATGAGACCTGAAGGCTCCCAACAAGGTCTGAAAAAGGTAAAGTATGATTATGCCTATAG
This genomic stretch from Ruminiclostridium cellulolyticum H10 harbors:
- a CDS encoding peptidase domain-containing ABC transporter; protein product: MQNPFKRYYCVRQHDITDCGAACLATISKQYGYKTSITKIREAAGTDKQGTNAYGLIKAAESLGFTAKGVKGNQEAFFSEFPLPCIAHVVVDGTLLHYVVIHKISKRQVLVADPGKGMIGYTPEDFFKVWTGVLILMVPNVSFNKGNETTGLFSRFFSLLLPQKKLLINIFLTSLVYTVLGILGSFYFKFLLDDILQYNLEKTLHVISIGIIILYLFQTLLGAFRSHMILYLSQKIDIPLILGYYQHVLGLPMNFFGTRKVGEIVSRFMDASKVRDAISGAVLTIMIDTLMALTGAIILYMQNATLFITATIIAAIYAVIVFAFNKPIKKINQEQMEQNAQLTSYLVESLNGIETVKTFNAEDEASLKTEIRFIKLLRSIFKGGIINNVRSSITSFVSLAGGIVILWVGAWNVIKGRMSVGQLLTFNALLVYFLDPIKNLINLQPMMQTAIVASDRLGEIFDLELEKTKKESEKINPIDLKGDISFKGVDFRYGTRSLVLRNIDITIKQGEKIALVGESGSGKTSLVKLLLNLYTWEKGEITIKDYNIKDISFEYLREKLAYISQDIFMFSGTIRENLIMGNQNTDMEQMVEACRMAQAHEFINKLPLRYETYLEENGTNLSGGQKQRLAIARAILKKPDIFIMDEATSNLDSITERAIEQTLETVCSGVTTIIIAHRLSTIKRCDRIYVMEDGSIIEYGSHRELIELKGKYFELWKEQLSEREHKQ